The Ketogulonicigenium robustum nucleotide sequence GCGCATGCGCAGGGCCGATAGAACCGCATCGGCGCGATCTTGGCTGAGGCGCAGGTTCATTTCGTCGCGCCCTTGGCTGTCGGTGTAGCCCGCGACCAAAATCGGCAGGTCGGCAGGGCAGCCGCGCAGCACATCTGCGATATCGTCGATCACTTTCAGGGCGCTACCGGCGATCTGGGCCGAGCCCGGGTCGAAGGCGATCTTGTTAGTCGCGTTCAGATCGATGATCCGCTGCACACATTCGGCGGGTTCGGGCAGGCCAGCGGTGGGGTCGAGCGCTTCGATATATTCGACGTTCACGTTGAAGTTCGCGCCTTGGCCCAGTTTGTCGATCAGGAACTGGCTGATGATGTTCGAGGCCTCGGCCTCGCCGGTCATGCCGCGCACATTGATGGTGTCGGGGGTGATCAACACGTTGCCGTTGTGCAGGTGCGACAGCGCCTCGATACCGGCCAGCACGCGCAGCGACCACCCTTGGGGCAGACCATCGGGCAGTACGCGTGTCGCCATGATCACGTTGTTCGCCCCGAAATGCGCACGCGCAAAATTCCCCGCGCTGGCATTGAGGAGTTCATCCGCCGTGCGCCCAGTCAGAATTACCTGACCGTCGGTGTTCAGCGAAACATAGAACTGCGGCGGCGGCGGCGCGCTGGCATCGGTGTCGACGGGCGGGGGCATATCCGCCGCGAACGAGAATGTGGCAGGAAGGCTGTTTTCGACGCGCCCGATAATGCGGTCGAACACGGCCTGATCCATCGGCTCGGCCGCAGCCAAACGCACGTCGGTGTCCAGCATGGTCAGCGTGCCCGAGCCACCTTCGTGCGCGATCTCAGCCAGCGCCGAGATGCCCAGGTTCGCCATCCGCGCCCATTCGCTGGACGGGCTGCCAAGGCCGATAGTGCAGGCCACATTGCCAGCAAGCCCCGCAGCGCGCGCGGTGGCGATGATGCTGGCGCGGGCCTCGTCGCTGTCGGCCGAGCACGCCTCCATCGTGGCGATGCCGCCGTCGTCGATGCGGAACCGCAAGGTGAAGGGGGTCAGCACGGGGCGGGGGGCGGTGATATTCAGATCAACGACGACCCCGTTCGGAATCCAGCGCGACAGCGTCGTCTCATACTCGGCCTGCTGCTCCGTGCTTTCGGAAATGCCGCTGACAGACACGCGGCCCGCCCCGACCGAGACTTTGGACCGTGGGAGCAGTTGTAGCGCTCGAAATGCA carries:
- a CDS encoding OmpA family protein gives rise to the protein MALPRITYQALAFVAAAGICAVGAGGAVVLVERSSAEAVTGALQQQGMEWATVLADGLQVVIEGEAPNEVARLHAMSAAATMVDGARVVDNMSVRPPSDIAAPVFSIEMLRNEDAVSLIGLIPSATDRAAIVRRISGFAPTETVTDLLNTADYPVPENWNAAVTYAFRALQLLPRSKVSVGAGRVSVSGISESTEQQAEYETTLSRWIPNGVVVDLNITAPRPVLTPFTLRFRIDDGGIATMEACSADSDEARASIIATARAAGLAGNVACTIGLGSPSSEWARMANLGISALAEIAHEGGSGTLTMLDTDVRLAAAEPMDQAVFDRIIGRVENSLPATFSFAADMPPPVDTDASAPPPPQFYVSLNTDGQVILTGRTADELLNASAGNFARAHFGANNVIMATRVLPDGLPQGWSLRVLAGIEALSHLHNGNVLITPDTINVRGMTGEAEASNIISQFLIDKLGQGANFNVNVEYIEALDPTAGLPEPAECVQRIIDLNATNKIAFDPGSAQIAGSALKVIDDIADVLRGCPADLPILVAGYTDSQGRDEMNLRLSQDRADAVLSALRMRRVPVSSFTATGFGEADPIASNDTEEGREANRRIAFSLIVPEGEVTAADTEDEAVEDGADTESTAATDTEAAADDQAEDAPTEDATEDAPAVEPGPEVPLARQRPEQAN